CCTCATCACAGCTTGGGTTATTAAGTGAGACTTACTTTGTTTGTGTGCTGAATCTTCTGGGAGCGTAATTTGTCTAAATCCTCTTGGATCTCTTTCACCTGTTGTTGTAGCACATAGATGATGCGTGCAGAGCGGGCTGCCTGTTCCTGTCTGCGGACCACCACCCTGCGCTGCTCATCAGGCTCCAAGGGCTCTACAACCATTCGCCCTGCAATGCACAGCACAATACACATGGGCCTCTAAATTGCATgcagtgtcccatacaataaatACCATTCAAATAAGTTCATAACAGCATATTAAATAGATTGGCATATTAGCACCTGTATGGCAACAAGTTGCCACTCCAGGTGTGttacccatagaaatagaatcactaGAACCTCTGACCATGGccatttgactggtaaactcatgggtgACTTTATTTATGTGGAGTTACCTCTGTTAGCCAGCTGATCTATTCTCTGGATGAAGTTGGCCAGCTCTCTCTGCAGCCTGCGGACCTCCTGGCTGAGGGCTGTGTGGGGCTCCTTGCTGGCTGTTTGCCTTGGGCCTGGGTCCTTGGTTGGGGGGGACCGGCCATGATCAGGCCCAGGGGGTATGGAGACGTACTTCTGGGGGGTGTAAACAAGCACCTTGGCTCCAGACTGAATCACATCTTCTTTGGGGCCGGCGGTCTTGGACCTCCCCTTAGGAACAACCCCCTTCTGCTTGAAATTGAAAAATTATAAAGGCTGATCATCAATGAATCGTTCTTGGAGAAGAATAAGATGGATATAAACAGTACAAGTGAAAGGGGAGTATACTGATGAGCTCTTATTTACCTGCTCCACATTGTTCTTGATGGGAGTGGTCTCCTCTGGCTGTGGTCTGATGGGGGAGCTGTTCAATGACTCCTGTCGTCTCTTCCTCAGATCTCTCTTGGCCAGCCTGACTGCAGCCAGCAGACGCTCCTCAGACAgagcagagaaacacagagagctgCAGGTGCTATCCAGGTCATCACGCTTCTCTACCCAGGGCATCAGCTTCTCAATCACAATGGGTGCAGGTGGGCCAACTTGGGTAGCACGGTTATAGGCGTTGGCAGGCATGGCTGCATTGAAAAGTAACTGAAAGAGAACAATAGTGGCACTGGCATCATTCCTGTTGTTGCAATGACATAATGACcaacttagctagctaagttgATGTTACATCCGGCTGTCCAATTTATGATCTGGCCACTTCAACTGGCATTCATAATGTTATATTTCAATATCCATCATGATGGCATGCTAGTATcataagatagagagagagagagcagagagtacaGTGGTACTTTATTAATCCCAACTTGGGAAATTGTTTTATCACTTCAGCATCATATCAATAAATTGACAAAGACAGGACCCGTATCAGTGACAAACACATgataaaacacattataaactgagggggttcaagccctgaatgttgattggctgacagccatggtatatcagaccgcaaaccacgggtatgacaaaacatgtatttctaCTGCTCTAACTACGTTGataaccggggggggggggggggggggggggggggggggggggggggtgataaatGGCCAATATAGCACGGCTAAGGGTTGTACCtatatataccacacctcctctagCCTTATTCCTTAAATAAGACAATGCACGTTAATAGCCATAAAAGACAGGTAAGAAATGATGCTGTTTCTCAGGAGAATAGACAACAACTAAACATTAAAAAGGCATAACAAATTAGTCATTTAAATTGGCTGTGTgtaaaaatgacattttgggcaggatgaacctactactactactactaaactcatcaaaaaagaaacatccctttttcaggaccctgtccttCAAAGATttgaaaaatccaaataacttcacagatcttcattgtaaacgttttaaacacagtttcccatgcttgttcagtgaaccataaacaattaatgaacatgtacctgtggaacggtcattaagacactaacagcttacagatggtaggcaattaaggtcactaaaacttaagacactaaagaagcctttctactgactctgaaaaacatcaaaagaaagaaGCCCAGGATCTGCATGAACgtgctttaggcatgctgcaaggaggcatgaggactgcagatgtggctagtgctcagactgtccgcaataggctgagagaggctggactgagggcttgtaggcctgttgtaaggcaggtcctcaccagacatcacctgcaACAACGTTGTCTATGGGCAcaaaacccaccatcgctggaccagacaggactggcaagaagtgctcttcactgacgagtcaagaTTTTGTCCCactaggggtgatggtcggattcacgtttatcgttgaaggtaCACCGAGGCccgtactctggagtgggatcgatttggaggtggtgggtccgtcatggtctggggtggtgtgtcacagcatcatcgggccgagcttgttgtcattgcaggcaatctcaatgctgtgcgttacagggaagacatcctcctccctcatgtggtacccttcctgcaggctcatcctgacatgaccctccagcatgacaatgccaccagtcatactgctcattctgtgagtaatttcctgcaagacaggaatgtcagtgttctgccatggccagcgaagagcctggatctcaatcccattgagcacatctgggacctgttggatcggagggtgagggctagggtcattccccccagaaatgtctgggaatttgctggtgccttggtggaagagggttgtaacatctcacaacaagaactggaaaatctggtgcagtccatgaggaggagatgcactgcagtacttaatgcagctggtggccacaccagactgttactttgatttcaacccccacctttgttcagggacacattattaattttcagtggaacttgttcagtttatgtctcagttgttgaatcttgttatgttgatacaaatatttacacatgttaagtttgctgaaaataaacgcagttgacagtgagacgacatttctttttttgttgcattagagcgctgtggagtgggtgtgtagCATTGTCCATGATCATGTGTGTTTTAGCTTGCAGCCTTTTTATGAACATGTCCTGCATTGACTCGACTGCATCTGATTGTATCACTTGGTTTCTTCATGATTTTGTCCAGTTTGTTTGTAATCCTTTCGCTAATTTTCCCTTCcagcacatttttttttatttcacctttgtttaaccaggtaggctagttctcatttacaactgcgacctggccaagataaagcaaagcagtgcgacaaaaacaacaacacagatttgtaccttgtcagctcggggattcgaatttataacctttcggttactagtccaacactctaaccactaggctaccctgccgccccaggaaaGGTAACCAGGAAAGGTGACTGGACCGTCCATTGTGGTGCTAAAGTTACCGTGTTTGTGCATACCTGGTCTGATAGTACCTCCTGTTCAGTTTTACGAATCGTGGTTTATTGGTCAGATAGTTCACAATCCATTTGACCATATGTGGGTTTACATGAATGTCCTTTAGCTAACTTTGTCTTACCTGATTCTGAGAAAGTCGAGAGCTACGATTTGTACCTAATGTGACCCAGCTTTTCGATTGTCCTAAGATCATCGGAGACTCCTtcagaaagtttgcagccatagCTGTTCCTAAatccgctagctagctagctaccggtaTATCTACATCAGCTGTAACCCTGGCTAGCTgcctagatagctagctaaagttaggcTAACGCTTAGCTTTGATCCATTTTGCCAACCTTAGTCTAACGTTTCAGTACGTATCTAGCCATGCAACATTATGCTTCGATTATTATCATGTAAATAAATTGAAAATATGTGGCTCGGGGACTATTTGTACGGGATCCACTTCGACAGCTAGCTAGCAATCTAATCTCAGTTTTTTTTTAATATTAAAACGCCGCCATGACAACCAATAATAAGCACTGTCTTCTGTAAAAACAGGAAGTGAGTATTTCTAACCTACGGATAGCAGAAATGATCAAACATAACCAAATGTAGGACACTTAAAATACTAATTTGACCGTACAATTTGACTAACATTTGATAAATATTATTCGATTTGAATTGTTCTATCTATTTGTGTCCATAAGATTATGTTTGTTTCGATTAAACAATCATCAAACACATTACACGAATAGGATGAAGTTGTCCAATCACTTTTATATTTCATAGACAAGAGGAAGCGTTGTCATGCGTGTTCTGTACTCCTAgcaaagattatggatatactgacaagatactTGTCTCTATGCCCTAACAATGGGATTCGTTGTCCACAAACCGGCACAGTGTGCTGTTTAGATCCCacctatcctttctttggattggtggatatcTCATTATTTTAATACTTTTTTTGAATATTCGATGAGGGTTGTTGACGTTAATCgtctgtattcaatggagagctgctatgctactagcctcatatcatgaatatgcatagctaTAGAGACAACTCCGATAtaaattattaaaaaaatataaaaaagttGCGTGGgtgtcacgtgtcctacttatataAGTGCACTCGTAACAACCTAAGAATTACGAAACGTATATTAAATCAACTAAACATcacgtagcaaataagccattaaccaaattcgacactctcattgacatccatacaaaaactcctcacTTGGTGGGCAAAAATGCCACCTGATGGACGGAGGCAGATTTCCCTCCGAGTTGagcctctctctttacctcttaCACTCTGCTTGTAGTATTTTAGAAGCGATCATAGGGCGAAGAGTCCATGTCATATTTGTTATTGCATGAAATGCTTCATACCTGCTTGCCTAGCCTACGATAATTGATAATACTGCTTCTTATTCTATTTCATGTCTCATTACGAAGAAGTAAAGGTCCATGGTTATGATTAATTTAGCAAAGCAGTGtctgagaggaaaggaaaggacatATTTGCATATTTCTCTGGTGATAAAGACGCTCAAGGGTTGAGCTGGTGTCCAGATTGTGTGAAAGGTAACATAAGTATTGTTTTATGGCTATACATTGGTGTACCTGTCATGTATAGCAGTTGGCTTTCTTTCCCAGCTGTCTGTCATAGTGTGTCAGTCTCTGCTACATTATGGTTGGCAATTCATGGTAGCCAAGCCAACTAATCTCTGTAAAGTGTTTACAGGGGGTGCTTGTTTTGTGcaatattttctgtatttttattatatattgtactgtactattGTGTAATTTATGGTGTGCATAAATCAAAGCCTCACACATTTGCCATCTTTCTTCCCCTCCAGCTGAGCCAGTTGTTAGAGGAGAGATGTCCCACCTTCCTGAGGGCTCAGTCTTCTTCTACTGTCAGGTTGGAGAGAGGCCATAGTATGTAGGCTACTCAACTTTTTCTTCATATTCACTGGTGATGATAGCAGAATGATAGTGTTGTGCAATCCACAGGCAATAGAAAATAAGTATTCTTCTTACCctctgaccgtagattgctttgtatgtttctatttttagtttggtcagggtgtgatgtgggtgggtattctatgtgtttggtatggttcccaatcagaggcagctgtcaatcgttgtctctgattgagaaccatacttaggcagcctggtttcgcccttgagttgtgggtagtttatttttttatttttgtgtgtgtatcagctgacagaactgtttcgtacTCGGTATGGCTCGTTATTTTTTTAGTGTTCCGTTTTGATtaaatttacaacatgaacacttaccactctGCGCTTTGGGCTACTCCTTCTTTCACTAACGAAAACCATTACACCCTCAAATGCAGCTAGAAGTTTTGAAAAGCTTAAATACATTGTAGAAGTTGTAACATCATGAATTGGTGTCTCTCCTGGACAGCATATTTGAAATGAGcaaaatacactgaacaatataaacgcaatatgtaacgtgttggtttcatgagctgaaataaaaggtcccagaaatgttgtgcacaaatttgtttacatccctgttgatgagcattttatcctttgtcaagataatccatccacctggcaggtgtggcatatcaagaagctgattaaattaatgatcattacacaggtgcaacttgtgctggggacaaaaggccgctctaaaatgtgcagttttgtcacaacacaatgccacaaatgtctcaagttgtgAGGGAGtgcacaattggcatgctgactgtaggaatgttcACTAGAGCTGTTGACGggtaatttaatgttaatttctgaaCCATaagcctccaatgtcattttagagaatttggcagtacttccaactgGCCTCAACCACAGATGTGTATAGCATTGTGTGAGCGGTTAGCTGATGTCgccattgtgaacagagtgccccatggtggtggtggggttatggtatgagcaggcataagtTAAGGACAACACATTTaaattttatcgatggcaaatggaatgcacagagataccgtgatgagatcctgaggcccattcatccgctgccatcacctcatgtttcagcattataattgacggccccatgtcgcaaggatctggacacaattcctggaagctggaaATTTCCCATTTATTCCATGTCCtgaatactcaccagacatgcagTGGTGGAATAATTACCCAAATGTCATGCATgtctgggatgctctggataggtGTACAACAGCCTgttccaatatccagcaacttcacacaggccttgaagaggagtgggacaacattccacaatcagcctgatcaactctatgcaaaggaattagtcacgctgcatgaggcaaattggtcacaccagatactgactggttttctgatccacgtccctacCTTTCAAGGTATCTTGtaaccaacagatgtatatctgtattcccagttatgtgaaatccatagattagggcctaatgaatttcctTTTATGAACTCAGTTAAATCTTttaaattattgcatgttgcatttatatttttgttcagtgtgtatatatatatataaacacaatgCACAAAATTATACATTTGACCTAAATGTCTGACTTTTGGATTTAgcttaatatacagtggggagaacaagtatttgataacctgcaaaattggcagtgtttcctacttaaagcatgtagaggtctgtcatttatcaaaggtacacttcaactgagacggaatctaaaacaaatccagaaaatcacgtatGATTTGTAATTAATtaaattgcattttattgcatgacataagtatttgatacatcagaaaagcagaacttaatatttggtacagaaacctttgtttgcaattacagagatcatacgtttcctatagttcttgaccaggtttgcacgcacagcagcagggattttgacccactcctccatacagaccttctccagattcttcaggtttcggggctgtcgctgggcaatacggactttaaGCCCCctcaagattttctattgggttcaggtctggagaattgctaggccactccaggaccttgatgcttcttacggagccactccttagttgccctggctgtgtgtttcgggtcgttgtcatgctggaagacccagccacgacccatcttcaatgctcttactgagggaaggaggttgttggccaagatctcacgatacatggccccatccatcctcccctcaatacggtgcagtcgtcctgtcccctttgcagaaaagcatccccaaagaatgatgtttccacctccatgcttcacggttgggatggtgttcttggggttgtactcatccttcttcctccaaacacagcgagtggagtttagaccaaaaacctatttttgtctcatcagaccacatgaccttctcccattcctccactggatcatccagatggtcattggcaaacttcagacgggcctggacatgcgctggcttgagcagggggaccttgcgtgcgctgcaggattttaatccatgacggcttagtgtgttactaatggttttcttgagactggtcccagctctcttcaggtcattgaccaggtcctgccgtgtagttctggcctgatacctcaccttcctcatgatcattgatgccccacgaggtgagatcttgcatggcgccccagaccgagggtgattcaccgtcatcttgaacttcttccattttctaataattgcaccaacagttgttgccttctcactaagctgcttgcctattgtcctgtagcccatcccagccttgtgcaggtctacaaatgtatccctgatgtccttacacatctctctggtcttggccattgtggagaggttggagtctgtttgattgagtgtgtggacaggtgtcttttatacaagtaacgagttcaaacaggtgcagttaatacaggtaatgagtggagaacaggatggCTTCTTAAAGagaaactaacaggtctgtgagagccggaattcttactggttggtaggtgatcaaatacttatgtcatgcaataaaatgcaaatgaattacttaaaaatcatacaatgtgattttctggattttagttttagattccgtctctcacagttgaagtgtacctatgataaaaagtaCAGACCtcgacatgctttgtaagtaggaaaacttaCAAAAtcatcagtgtatcaaatacttgttctccccactgtacctttTTATCTTCGACCAGTTGGAAGGATCCCAATAATGAATTCAAGAAGACTCTGAAGCTCAGTGGAGTTCCCACTCTGATCCGATATGGCACGGTGAGCATAAGTGCATGGCAAGATGACAAAGAAGGAGAATatctgtaatccattttaaaagtGTGGCTTTTTCTTTTGGATTTTGTGGTAACACTCAATGGGTCCCAAAAgcgtttattattattattttatagatAGTCAATctgtataaaataaaaacacattcgTGTTAACACATTAGTGAGGTTGTTATTAACCATTTATAAACTTTTTATAAATTCTTAATGAAATATACCTTCAGGGAAAGGGTTACCAAAACATGCTAAGTTCTGTTTCTTTTCTTCCATCTAATTCAGCCTCAGAAGCTGGTTGAGGAGGAGTGCTTCAAAGCTGACCTGGTGAGGATGATGTTCACTGAGGACTAGAgggctacagaggaccacacttGCCCTGCACTTGGTCATCTTCCATTTCCCCCTCTCCTGAGATCCAGTCCCAGCCCAATCACATTTTCACTACACTTGATTGAATTGATTGTT
Above is a window of Oncorhynchus kisutch isolate 150728-3 linkage group LG18, Okis_V2, whole genome shotgun sequence DNA encoding:
- the LOC109909129 gene encoding LOW QUALITY PROTEIN: thioredoxin domain-containing protein 17 (The sequence of the model RefSeq protein was modified relative to this genomic sequence to represent the inferred CDS: substituted 1 base at 1 genomic stop codon) → MSHYEEVKVHGYDXFSKAVSERKGKDIFAYFSGDKDAQGLSWCPDCVKAEPVVRGEMSHLPEGSVFFYCQVGERPYWKDPNNEFKKTLKLSGVPTLIRYGTPQKLVEEECFKADLVRMMFTED